One window of Pocillopora verrucosa isolate sample1 chromosome 9, ASM3666991v2, whole genome shotgun sequence genomic DNA carries:
- the LOC131784688 gene encoding DBH-like monooxygenase protein 1, producing MFSLMLIAISALVPANGADLSAEFAHEAVLDTYEKMKLFWTVNWENETVSFAVQAATTGWVGFGISSGNGNMAGSDMVIGWVKDSKGYLTDRFADSQSFPPLDKENNYNLTGFEESEGKTVLRFSRKFDTCDPRDRKIEEGTTKVVFAYHAEDPTSEDDMKKHTFRGSKSILLLNNMDKKQVNETGWKQFYVTNRNITIPKKRTTYWCSLIQLPEFKSKHHITKFEPYVTPGNEGIVHHLLVYECYGNFSNATLHGSGFDCHETPNMPLGHCYGYSVVAAWAVGGTAFYYPPKAGYPVGKSDSPRTLLLELHYDNPKSIEGRRDSSGVRFYYTSHLREYDAGIMSVGESISKFAIIPPKQESWLTVGYCPKECYQEDLQATKLPEKGIKVFAALLHTHLQGRATWTKHVRNGIELPEIARDDHYDFNFQDIQVLREEAHIKPGDDLIHFCKYETMDRDKLVQAGSSTTQEMCLNYMFYYPRMVNATAYCLSSLRKPVYDFVKEHFPSLKGSKWSNPLIGANISWTKELVSDLRKKFDEAETFSTYCPARPNNYTYPIPKIMKPLPPRQSNCRERSTTPAPTVGKTVPPVGDAFSVTTSYSTAISLLIGYFVFM from the exons ATGTTCTCCTTAATGTTGATAGCAATTTCAGCTTTGGTCCCTGCCAATGGCGCTGATTTGTCTGCTGAGTTTGCTCACGAAGCAGTTTTAGATACTtacgagaaaatgaaactgttcTGGACGGTGAACTGGGAAAATGAAACCGTATCCTTTGCCGTTCAGGCAGCAACAACAGGGTGGGTTGGTTTCGGCATCTCTTCGGGTAATGGAAATATGGCCGGAAGCGACATGGTTATCGGATGGGTGAAGGACTCCAAGGGTTACCTAACG GACCGGTTTGCTGATTCCCAAAGCTTTCCACCgttggacaaagaaaacaattacaacTTAACTGGGTTTGAGGAAAGCGAAGGGAAAACTGTGTTGAGATTTAGTAGGAAATTTGACACCTGTGATCCTCGCGACAGGAAGATTGAG gaAGGCACCACTAAGGTTGTGTTTGCATATCATGCAGAGGACCCCACTTCTGAGGACGATATGAAGAAACATACATTCCGCGGGTCAAAGAGCATTCTACTTCTTAACAACATGGACAAAAAACAAGTGAACGAAACCGGGTGGAAGCAGTTTTATGTCACAAATAGAAAT ataacgATTCCTAAAAAGCGCACGACTTATTGGTGTTCTCTTATCCAACTACCCGAGTTCAAATCAAAGCATCATATTACAAAG TTTGAGCCATATGTAACACCTGGAAACGAAGGCATTGTGCATCATTTACTCGTCTACGAATGTTATGGGAATTTTAGTAATGCTACCTTACATGGTTCTGGCTTTGACTGTCATGAAACACCCAATATGCCTCTAGGACATTGTTACGGCTACAGTGTCGTTGCTGCTTGGGCTGTTGGTGGTACG gCATTTTATTATCCACCTAAGGCTGGGTATCCAGTTGGTAAGTCGGACTCACCAAGAACACTTTTGCTTGAACTACACTACGACAATCCCAAATCAATTGAAG GACGAAGAGACAGCTCAGGGGTTCGTTTTTACTACACTTCTCATCTCCGTGAGTACGATGCTGGAATAATGTCTGTTGGAGAAAGTATAAGTAAATTTGCGATAATCCCACCAAAACAGGAATCTTGGTTGACTGTGGGTTATTGCCCCAAAGAATGCTATCAG GAAGACTTGCAGGCGACTAAGCTCcctgaaaaaggaataaaagtgTTTGCTGCCCTTCTTCACACCCATCTGCAGG GGCGTGCAACATGGACAAAGCATGTTCGCAATGGAATTGAGTTACCAGAAATTGCGAGAGATGACCATTATGATTTTAACTTTCAG GATATACAAGTTTTAAGAGAAGAGGCTCACATCAAACCG GGGGACGACTTAATTCATTTCTGCAAATACGAGACGATGGATCGCGATAAACTCGTGCAG GCTGGTAGCTCCACCACTCAAGAAATGTGTCTGAATTACATGTTTTACTATCCTCGAATGGTGAATGCTACAGCATATTGCCTCAGCAGCCTACGTAAGCCAGTGTACGACTTCGTTAAAGAACACTT CCCTTCCTTAAAGGGGTCAAAATGGTCAAATCCTCTCATTGGGGCAAATATCTCATGGACGAAGGAATTGGTGTCTGACTTGAGGAAGAAATTTGATGAAGCAGAGACATTTTCCACATATTGTCCCGCG AGACCTAACAACTACACATATCCGATTCCAAAGATCATGAAGCCCTTACCTCCTAGACAGTCCAACTGCCGCGAAAGAAGCACAACACCGGCCCCTACAGTCGGAAAAACGGTCCCTCCAGTTGGAGACGCCTTCTCGGTGACGACCTCGTACTCCACAGCAATATCTCTGCTCATTGGCTATTTCGTGTTCATGTGA